A stretch of the Thalassotalea euphylliae genome encodes the following:
- the pspA gene encoding phage shock protein PspA, producing the protein MGMFTRFADIINANINSMLDKAEQPEKMIRLIIQEMEETLVEVRSTAAKHIAEQKTINRQVASLEKSAASWQEKAELAISKGRDDLAKSALAEKHKVKQQMVTLQEEADKLEEFLASVQEDGQRLQTKLAEAKRRQEALLLRQESAEVRLKVREKSTQYNIDEAINRFERYQQKIERVEAEVEAYDMTQNQDLDSQFRALENDDNIDQELATLKQKVSNAA; encoded by the coding sequence ATGGGAATGTTTACACGATTTGCAGACATCATTAATGCCAACATTAACAGTATGTTAGATAAGGCCGAACAGCCTGAGAAAATGATCCGTTTGATCATTCAAGAAATGGAAGAGACCTTGGTTGAGGTGAGATCTACTGCGGCGAAACATATTGCTGAGCAGAAAACCATTAACCGCCAGGTGGCATCATTGGAAAAGAGCGCAGCAAGCTGGCAAGAAAAAGCAGAGCTAGCGATTAGCAAAGGCCGCGATGACCTCGCCAAAAGTGCCTTAGCTGAGAAGCACAAAGTGAAACAGCAAATGGTGACCTTACAAGAAGAAGCCGACAAGTTGGAAGAGTTCTTAGCCAGTGTGCAAGAAGATGGTCAACGATTACAAACCAAACTTGCAGAGGCTAAGCGCCGCCAAGAAGCGTTGTTGTTACGCCAAGAGTCAGCAGAAGTTCGATTAAAAGTGCGTGAAAAGTCAACGCAATACAATATTGACGAAGCGATTAACCGATTTGAGCGCTATCAACAAAAAATTGAGCGTGTAGAAGCGGAAGTAGAGGCCTACGACATGACCCAAAATCAAGATTTGGACAGTCAATTTAGAGCCTTAGAAAATGACGATAACATTGACCAAGAACTCGCGACATTGAAGCAGAAAGTGAGTAATGCCGCTTGA
- a CDS encoding PspC domain-containing protein — protein sequence MSYKPSYLTRKQLTKDVLHKKVSGVCAGIARYYQWPRWGIRVAAILALLTFPVATGVAYLVAAMLLPTRA from the coding sequence ATGAGTTACAAGCCAAGTTATTTAACCCGAAAGCAGCTAACGAAGGATGTTCTTCATAAAAAAGTGTCAGGGGTTTGCGCAGGTATTGCCCGCTATTATCAATGGCCGCGCTGGGGTATTCGCGTAGCAGCCATCCTAGCATTACTCACTTTTCCTGTGGCAACGGGCGTTGCTTACCTAGTAGCTGCAATGTTACTGCCGACCAGAGCTTAA
- a CDS encoding enoyl-CoA hydratase — protein MDNLILAEQAQGVLTITLNNLDKKNALTTSMYNTLSDYVNQANSDNDIRCLLIQGNEHCFCAGNDLNDFLACPPDQEPDAFDFVRAIARFEKPIVMAVAGPAIGVACTLLLHADLVIAADNAKFAMPFAKLGLSPEAGSSMLLTQLVGHAKAFELMVLGDTFDADTALSLQLINKKVSQAELLSSANHYAQHIASLPNDAVMSARRLLKQANQSLLNETLEREFPTFARLMQTDDCKTILNGFLKK, from the coding sequence ATGGATAACTTAATTCTCGCCGAGCAAGCTCAAGGTGTGTTAACTATCACCTTGAATAATTTAGATAAAAAAAATGCGTTGACGACGTCAATGTACAACACCTTAAGTGATTATGTGAATCAAGCCAATAGCGATAATGATATTCGCTGTTTATTAATCCAAGGTAATGAGCATTGCTTTTGCGCAGGCAACGATTTAAATGACTTTCTCGCCTGCCCGCCAGACCAAGAGCCAGACGCTTTCGATTTTGTTCGTGCTATTGCCCGTTTTGAAAAACCCATTGTAATGGCAGTAGCAGGCCCCGCCATTGGTGTTGCCTGTACCTTGTTACTACACGCAGACCTTGTTATCGCGGCAGACAATGCCAAATTTGCAATGCCTTTTGCCAAGCTAGGATTGTCTCCTGAAGCAGGCTCTAGCATGTTACTCACGCAGCTTGTTGGTCATGCAAAAGCGTTCGAGTTAATGGTATTAGGTGACACTTTTGACGCTGACACCGCACTTTCTTTGCAACTCATTAATAAAAAGGTCAGCCAAGCTGAATTGCTTTCTAGCGCAAACCACTATGCACAACATATCGCTAGTTTGCCTAATGATGCAGTGATGAGCGCTCGACGATTGCTCAAACAAGCGAATCAATCATTACTTAACGAAACACTTGAGCGCGAATTTCCAACTTTTGCTCGATTAATGCAAACCGATGACTGTAAAACAATTCTCAACGGCTTCTTAAAAAAATAA
- a CDS encoding copper chaperone PCu(A)C: MKLFVQLITAVTLFTASFHSVAKSAEIVVEDAYVREVIPGNSVTSAYMTITNQGGQAIKLVAAKSDDIPLIEIHEHTMHDGMMKMGQVAFVEIDANAQVKLQPMGLHLMMFDLEQPLAAGQQIAVTLVFDNNTSLDVNLPVRSIKTMKKQAKHHHH; encoded by the coding sequence ATGAAACTTTTTGTTCAACTTATTACCGCAGTAACACTGTTCACAGCCAGCTTTCACAGTGTTGCGAAAAGCGCTGAAATTGTGGTTGAAGATGCTTACGTACGCGAAGTGATTCCCGGAAATTCAGTTACCTCCGCTTATATGACGATCACCAACCAAGGCGGGCAGGCAATAAAACTCGTTGCCGCTAAAAGCGATGATATTCCTCTCATCGAGATTCACGAACATACAATGCATGACGGCATGATGAAAATGGGGCAGGTAGCCTTTGTTGAGATTGATGCTAATGCGCAAGTTAAATTACAGCCGATGGGGCTGCATCTAATGATGTTTGATCTAGAGCAGCCGTTAGCTGCGGGCCAACAAATTGCTGTCACATTAGTGTTTGATAATAATACGAGCCTTGATGTGAACTTGCCTGTGCGCAGTATTAAAACAATGAAAAAACAAGCAAAACACCATCACCACTAG
- a CDS encoding DUF2333 family protein, producing MNVNISTKTVLGTVAGVFFLFYLIGVFWSFEPDSFDIKERVTKDASAENVAPVIGYTTTTALITVTETLLDKPGGYLSNDVLPPSVFLDNIPSWEFGVLEMVRDMALVMRQELSRSQSQSLENQHLKNAQPQLNIDHTSWAVPSAESEYSKAVAELYAYRSALADPATQTAQFYARADNLRAWLSEVEKRLGSYSQRLSASVGREVVNTDLAGDSVAQQSTYSAPNIAIKTSWWQIDNEFYEARGACWALLHFLKAVEIDFNDVLEKKNAKVSLQQIIRELEASQQSVWSPMILNGDGFGFLANHSLVMANYISRANAALIDLNELLSQG from the coding sequence ATGAACGTAAACATCTCCACCAAAACCGTATTGGGCACTGTTGCTGGTGTCTTTTTTCTATTTTATTTAATCGGCGTGTTTTGGAGCTTCGAGCCAGATAGCTTTGATATCAAAGAGCGTGTTACTAAAGATGCAAGTGCAGAAAATGTTGCACCAGTTATTGGCTACACCACAACGACAGCATTAATTACCGTGACAGAAACCTTGTTAGACAAACCCGGTGGTTATTTAAGTAATGACGTTCTGCCGCCGTCGGTATTTCTGGATAACATTCCATCATGGGAGTTTGGCGTATTGGAAATGGTGCGTGATATGGCCCTTGTTATGCGCCAAGAGCTGAGTCGCTCGCAATCACAGTCATTGGAAAATCAGCATCTTAAAAATGCTCAGCCACAGCTGAATATCGACCATACTAGCTGGGCAGTGCCATCAGCTGAAAGTGAATACAGCAAAGCGGTTGCTGAATTATACGCGTACCGCTCAGCATTGGCAGATCCTGCTACGCAAACCGCACAATTTTATGCACGTGCCGACAACCTGCGTGCGTGGTTAAGTGAGGTAGAAAAACGTTTAGGTAGTTACTCGCAGCGCCTAAGTGCAAGTGTTGGTCGTGAAGTAGTGAACACTGATTTAGCTGGCGACAGCGTGGCACAACAATCTACTTACTCAGCACCAAACATTGCGATTAAAACCAGTTGGTGGCAAATCGATAACGAATTTTACGAAGCGCGCGGTGCTTGCTGGGCGTTATTACATTTCTTAAAAGCCGTTGAGATAGATTTTAACGACGTGCTTGAGAAGAAAAACGCGAAAGTCAGCCTACAGCAAATTATTCGTGAGCTAGAAGCAAGTCAGCAAAGCGTTTGGAGCCCAATGATCTTAAATGGTGATGGTTTTGGTTTCTTAGCAAATCACTCGTTAGTGATGGCGAACTATATTTCACGCGCAAACGCTGCGTTAATCG